A window from Theobroma cacao cultivar B97-61/B2 chromosome 3, Criollo_cocoa_genome_V2, whole genome shotgun sequence encodes these proteins:
- the LOC18603860 gene encoding RING-H2 finger protein ATL48 translates to MGAVEPSLEEFLEEKKRVRNPLVPVGALITAGVLTAGLISFRQGNSRLGQVLMRARVVVQGATVALMVGTAYYYGDNPWKSR, encoded by the exons ATGGGTGCGGTGGAACCTAGTTTGGAAGAATTTTTGGAGGAGAAGAAGCGCGTTAGGAACCCTCTTGTCCCTGTTG GTGCACTTATAACTGCTGGAGTGCTTACTGCTGGGTTAATAAGTTTTAGACAAGGCAATTCTCGCTTGGGTCAGGTGCTAATGAGAGCTAGGGTTGTAGTTCAGGGGGCTACAGTTGCACTTATGGTTGGCACTGCATACTACTACGGGGATAATCCTTGGAAATCGAGATAG
- the LOC18603862 gene encoding F-box protein At5g65850, translated as METRKQIPFDVIFDIFTDLPVKSLVRFRCVSRICSSIITCQDFAKMHSSPYSRIKSRSLLTPTIIISCSTELQSAQMFFSAELHEGSVSVSAVHLRTIPPRFSRYTTPSVNGIICMDFGLCATIFNPSTRQAITLPFVCPPNSPAAASTSFCVNSFGFDPITECYKVLNTWAVSGKATEYRVYTLGTNNSWRLLGGGPSHSPKRESVCIDGIIYFKCHHSSVLIAFHLHMEKFHEIRLPERVFNWRSDLIQFAGRLALVDTQFDSQSNSINIWLLEDHLRNEWIGHSITFPTFWKEIEGYKNFLVVGTIHTGEILLAPCTLLKHFCVYIYDLHRRMRRIELSGLPEQRPLDFSSNAVKVTNYEQNILCLA; from the coding sequence ATGGAGACCAGGAAACAGATTCCTTTCGATGTGATCTTCGACATTTTCACAGACCTTCCTGTTAAGTCCCTGGTAAGATTCAGGTGTGTTTCCAGGATCTGCTCCTCCATTATAACCTGCCAAGATTTTGCCAAAATGCATTCAAGTCCATATTCCAGGATCAAATCCAGGTCCCTATTGACACCAACCATTATCATAAGCTGTTCCACCGAGCTTCAATCTGCTCAGATGTTCTTCTCCGCAGAGCTTCATGAAGGGTCTGTGTCAGTATCAGCTGTTCACCTCAGGACCATCCCTCCTCGATTCTCCCGCTACACTACCCCTTCAGTTAATGGGATAATCTGCATGGACTTTGGCCTTTGTGCCACCATCTTTAACCCCAGTACTCGACAGGCTATTACTTTACCATTCGTTTGCCCTCCCAACTCTCCAGCTGCTGCTTCTACTTCCTTTTGCGTGAACTCATTTGGGTTTGATCCCATCACTGAGTGTTACAAGGTCTTGAACACTTGGGCTGTTTCAGGGAAGGCTACTGAGTACAGGGTCTATACTTTGGGGACAAACAACTCCTGGAGACTGCTTGGTGGCGGACCCTCTCATTCTCCTAAGAGGGAAAGCGTTTGCATCGATGGGATCATATATTTCAAGTGCCATCACTCTTCAGTCCTAATTGCATTTCATCTCCACATGGAGAAATTCCATGAGATTCGACTTCCAGAACGTGTCTTCAATTGGAGAAGTGATTTAATACAATTTGCTGGGCGCTTGGCCCTTGTTGATACTCAATTTGATTCTCAGTCCAATTCTATCAACATTTGGCTGTTAGAAGACCATCTTAGGAATGAATGGATTGGACATAGTATCACCTTCCCTACTTTctggaaagaaattgaagggtACAAAAACTTTTTGGTTGTTGGCACCATTCATACAGGTGAGATTTTGCTGGCACCATGCACTTTGTTGAAGCACTTTTGCGTGTATATCTATGATCTGCATAGGAGAATGAGACGGATTGAATTGTCTGGACTGCCTGAACAGCGGcctcttgatttttcttccAACGCTGTTAAAGTCACCAATTATGAGCAGAACATTTTGTGCTTGGCATAA